Proteins co-encoded in one Astyanax mexicanus isolate ESR-SI-001 chromosome 1, AstMex3_surface, whole genome shotgun sequence genomic window:
- the LOC103031114 gene encoding uncharacterized protein LOC103031114: protein MNVSEEMRNCAVICLTETWLNQTMPDSAFQLAGRQLFRADRSQLSGKARGGGLCVYINKGWCTNCVLVNNHCSEATEQLTVKCRPHYLPREFSVVFVIAVYIAPDANANNALKELYDNISSLQNKHPDAFYVVAGDFNHVELKNTLPRFYQHVNIPTRGNNTLDRVYSSVKDAYKAFPRPHLGLSDHISIMLVPAYHPPLRRSKPTQKTITVWPSDGAAVLQDCFGCTDWQVFREAAECEGELDLEEYTSAVLGYISKCVEDVTTTKTVTCYPNQKPWLNAEVRSLLKARDAAFRSETRMNSGGLEES, encoded by the coding sequence atgaatgtttctgaggagatgaggaactgcgctgtgatttgtctcacggaaacctggctgaaccagaccatgccggactcagccttccagctcgccggccggcaactcttccgagcggaccgcagccagctatccgggaaagcccgggggggcggcttgtgcgtttacataaacaaaggttggtgcacaaactgcgtgttggtaaacaaccactgctccgaggcgacagaacagctgactgtaaagtgtcgtcctcactatctgcctcgtgagttttcggtggtgttcgtgattgctgtttacatagcaccggatgctaatgctaacaacgcgctgaaggagctttatgacaacatcagctcgcttcagaacaagcatccggacgcgttctacgtggtagcgggggattttaaccacgtagaactgaagaacacgctgccgaggttttaccaacacgtgaacattccaacgcgaggtaataacacgctggaccgtgtttactcctctgtgaaagacgcttacaaagccttcccccgcccccacctcgggctatcggaccacatctccatcatgctggtccccgcataccaccccccactgcgacgctcaaaacccacacagaaaaccatcacggtgtggccaagtgacggcgccgctgtgctgcaggactgcttcggctgcacagactggcaggtcttcagggaggctgctgagtgtgagggggagctggatctggaggaatacacatctgctgttctcgggtacatcagcaagtgtgtggaggatgtcactactaccaagactgtgacttgctacccgaaccagaagccctggctgaacgcagaggtgcgttccctgctgaaagccagggatgctgccttcagatctgagactcggatgaactcaggagggctagaagagagctga